The bacterium genomic sequence ACCCATGGGCGATGCCGCCAGGTCCTCCTGACTCTGGGGGCCGGCCTTCTGGCCGTTGGCTGTGGTGGCAAGGCGGGGGGCGGACGGCCCGCGGGCAGCCTCGAGGCGACGGATCTGCGGTTGGCGCCCTCCCTGGCGGCCCGCGTGCTGGAGGTGCGGGCGGTGGAGGGCGGGGTGGTGGCCGCCGGCGACACGCTGGTGGTGCTTGACCTTTCCCTGCAGCAGCTGCAGCGGGCCCAAAGCGCGGCCGGCCTGGCCACCCTGGCTGCCCGCCTCAAGCGGGCCAATGACGGCGGGCGGGAGGCGGAGACCGCCCTCCAACTGGCGGAGCGGACCCTGGAGCGCGTGACGGCCCTGCACGCCGCCGGCAGCGCCACCGACCAGCTGTTGGACGAGACCCGCGCCCAGCGCGACCAGTGGGTGGCGCGGCGCCTGGCCGCGACCCACGAGGGCGAGGCCCTCGCCGCCGAGCGTCTGGCCCTGGAGGCCACCCTCGCCGTGCAGGACCGTCTCCTGGCCGACGCGGTGCTGACCGCGCCGGGTCCGGGAACGGTGCTGGAGCGCTACGCCGAACCCGGCGAATGGCTGGCCCCCGGGCAGCCCGCCCTGCTCCTGGCCGACCTCTCGCACTTGGAGCTGCGTTTCTACCTGGGTGCGCCGGAGCTGGGCCTGGTGCGTCCGGGGCTGGCCCTCCAGCTGGAGGTCGACGCCTTTCCCGGCGAATCCTTCCCCGCCACCGTCTCCTGGGTCTCCTCCGTGGCGGAATTCACGCCGCGCAACACCCAGACCCGCGAGGCCCGCGCCCAGCTGGTCCACGCCGTGCGCGCCACCGTGGAGAACCCGGCGGGCCGGCTGCTCATCGGCATGCCGGCGGAGGTCATCCTGGCGGACACGCCATGAGTCCGCCAGTCCTGGCCGTCGATTCCCTGCGCCGCGCCTGGGCCGGACGCCCCGCGCTGGCCAGCCTGTCCCTGGAGCTGGGGGCGGGCGGAACGCTGGGCCTGATCGGTCCCGACGGCGCGGGCAAGACGACGGCCATGCGCATCGTCTGCGGCCTGCTGCGGCCCGATGGAGGATCGGCGCGCGTGCTGGGACTGGACTGCGCCACCCAGACGGCCCGCATCCGGCCCCTGCTCGGCTACATGCCGCAGCGCTTCAGTCTCTACCCCGATCTCAGCGTCGACGAGAACCTGCGCTTCTTCGCCGAGCTGCACGGCCTGCCCGCCGCCCTGTGGCGGCGGCGGCGCGAGCGCCTGCTCGCCTTCGCCCGCCTCGAACCCTTCACCCGGCGCCGGGCCGGCGCCCTCTCGGGCGGCATGAAGCAGAAGCTGGCCCTGGCTTGCACCCTGCTGCACGAACCGCGCCTCCTCATCCTGGACGAACCCACCACCGGCGTGGATCCCGTCAGCCGGCAGGAGTTCTGGCACTTGCTGGGCGAGCTGGCCGGGCAGGGCATGGCCCTGTGGGTGAGCACGCCCGCCATGGACGAGGCGGCGCGCTGCGACCGCATCCAGCTGCTCCATCAAGGCCACGTCCTGGCCGATGGTCCGCCCGCCTCCGTCGCCTCCGCCGTGCGGCGCCGGCTGCTGGTGGTGGCCGGCGGGGGCGGCCGGCTCATCGAGCGCGGGTTCAGCCGGCTGGAGCTGGGCGATGTGCGCCGCGTGGGCAACGACCTGCGCCTGGCCTGCGACACCGAGCAACAGGTGGAGGAGGCGAGGCGATTCGCCCAGACGCAGGGTTTGACGGCGCTGCCCAGTCCCCCCGGGCTTGAGGACGCCTTCTTCGAGCTGACCTCCCAGGGGAGGGAGGCGGCGTGAGCCACCGCCCGGCACCCTGCCTGTCAACCGCGCCCGGCGGGAGCACGCTGGCCCTCCATGCCAAGGGGCTGACCCGGCGCTTCGGCTCTTTCACGGCGGTGGAGGCGCTGGACCTGGAGGTGGCCCGCGGCGAGATCTTCGGCTTCCTGGGCGCAAACGGGGCGGGCAAGACGACGGCCATCCGCATGTTCTGCGGCCTGCTCGCCCCCAGCGCCGGCGAGGCCTGGGTGGACAGGCTGCCCGTGTCCAGCCGGCCGGAGGAGGTCAAGCGGCGCATCGGCTACATGAGTCAGCGCTTCGGTCTTTACGAGGATCT encodes the following:
- a CDS encoding ABC transporter ATP-binding protein; this translates as MSPPVLAVDSLRRAWAGRPALASLSLELGAGGTLGLIGPDGAGKTTAMRIVCGLLRPDGGSARVLGLDCATQTARIRPLLGYMPQRFSLYPDLSVDENLRFFAELHGLPAALWRRRRERLLAFARLEPFTRRRAGALSGGMKQKLALACTLLHEPRLLILDEPTTGVDPVSRQEFWHLLGELAGQGMALWVSTPAMDEAARCDRIQLLHQGHVLADGPPASVASAVRRRLLVVAGGGGRLIERGFSRLELGDVRRVGNDLRLACDTEQQVEEARRFAQTQGLTALPSPPGLEDAFFELTSQGREAA
- a CDS encoding HlyD family efflux transporter periplasmic adaptor subunit, translated to MMSCSRWTHGRCRQVLLTLGAGLLAVGCGGKAGGGRPAGSLEATDLRLAPSLAARVLEVRAVEGGVVAAGDTLVVLDLSLQQLQRAQSAAGLATLAARLKRANDGGREAETALQLAERTLERVTALHAAGSATDQLLDETRAQRDQWVARRLAATHEGEALAAERLALEATLAVQDRLLADAVLTAPGPGTVLERYAEPGEWLAPGQPALLLADLSHLELRFYLGAPELGLVRPGLALQLEVDAFPGESFPATVSWVSSVAEFTPRNTQTREARAQLVHAVRATVENPAGRLLIGMPAEVILADTP